The Candidatus Hydrogenedentota bacterium genome includes a region encoding these proteins:
- a CDS encoding AAA family ATPase — protein MTAPEALMRAGQLAEDSLTRLLAGVSIGYADCVAALPHLPPDPPVGDRHRAIIRAGLALIDAGEKVDGESIVRHLIAVGDFLHTDVILLAEGMPTHNPMRCVGDIWALVRESEREALRAALRARTMAGEAIADLADRMTALDEEDATGVIRGLVPDDVCGAPDPPPPIVSNGPLPGTFAILTGDSAAGKTWIAAVQFALSIATSRALWPTFAPTEPRPAVVVTYEDSVHLIKQRLRAVCATFGIPWSEVEAAQRSGMLTFYCMPEQPLFVADATGRPQPTSAWRTVQRRVMATRPALLVVDPLSGAAIYPENSNDAAATVAAHLRSLAKKSGACVLLTAHTSKSGGGDAGQHAMRGASAMTGACRWHARLVKDAESESLRFVVAKNSGGPRPLPVLLEMLPSGPVKEVGTVRRDPQVVESVILDWFGRHPGASVSPGGVQTRKGDADDLVSEVMSRCPGSRPGDVSEAVQNLMAAGRLAAKMEKTANRHKRETLELLDPVYTEQYADDDVPF, from the coding sequence ATGACCGCGCCGGAGGCCCTGATGCGCGCCGGACAATTGGCCGAAGACTCCCTCACACGCCTGCTGGCCGGGGTGTCCATCGGGTATGCGGACTGTGTGGCCGCTTTGCCGCACCTGCCCCCCGACCCGCCGGTCGGCGACCGCCACCGCGCCATCATCCGCGCCGGACTGGCCCTTATTGACGCGGGCGAAAAAGTGGACGGGGAGAGCATCGTCCGGCACCTCATTGCCGTGGGCGACTTCCTGCATACAGATGTAATCCTACTGGCCGAGGGCATGCCGACCCACAACCCCATGCGGTGCGTGGGCGATATTTGGGCGCTGGTGCGGGAGTCCGAGCGGGAGGCCCTGCGGGCGGCCCTGCGGGCGCGCACAATGGCCGGAGAGGCCATTGCCGACCTTGCCGACAGGATGACCGCCTTGGATGAAGAGGATGCCACGGGGGTCATCCGGGGGCTTGTGCCGGATGATGTTTGTGGTGCGCCAGACCCGCCGCCGCCCATTGTCTCCAACGGCCCATTGCCGGGAACCTTCGCCATTTTGACGGGAGACTCCGCTGCGGGTAAGACATGGATTGCGGCGGTCCAGTTTGCTCTGAGCATCGCCACAAGCCGCGCCCTCTGGCCGACCTTCGCCCCGACGGAGCCGCGCCCCGCCGTCGTTGTGACGTATGAGGATTCCGTCCACCTTATCAAGCAGCGCCTTCGGGCGGTTTGCGCCACCTTCGGCATTCCATGGTCCGAGGTGGAGGCCGCGCAACGGTCCGGGATGTTAACGTTCTACTGCATGCCGGAACAACCCCTTTTTGTGGCCGACGCGACCGGGCGCCCACAGCCAACATCTGCATGGCGAACGGTACAGAGGCGCGTCATGGCGACCCGTCCGGCCCTGCTGGTAGTGGACCCCCTGAGCGGCGCCGCGATTTATCCGGAGAACAGCAACGACGCGGCGGCGACCGTGGCCGCGCATCTGCGGTCCTTAGCCAAGAAGAGCGGGGCCTGTGTCCTGTTGACCGCGCACACGTCCAAGTCCGGCGGCGGCGACGCGGGCCAGCATGCCATGAGAGGCGCGTCCGCGATGACCGGGGCTTGCCGCTGGCATGCGCGCCTGGTGAAGGATGCGGAGTCCGAGTCTCTCAGGTTTGTGGTGGCGAAGAACTCCGGAGGTCCGCGCCCCCTGCCTGTGCTGCTGGAAATGCTCCCTTCCGGCCCCGTCAAAGAGGTGGGCACCGTCCGGCGTGACCCGCAGGTGGTGGAGTCCGTCATCCTTGACTGGTTTGGACGGCATCCCGGCGCGTCCGTCTCCCCCGGCGGAGTCCAGACCCGAAAAGGCGACGCGGACGATCTGGTGTCCGAGGTGATGAGCCGCTGCCCCGGTTCGCGTCCCGGCGATGTGTCCGAGGCGGTCCAGAACCTTATGGCCGCAGGCCGACTTGCGGCGAAGATGGAGAAAACCGCGAACCGCCATAAACGCGAAACTCTCGAATTACTGGACCCCGTTTACACGGAGCAGTATGCAGATGATGACGTTCCATTCTGA
- a CDS encoding ribonuclease H-like domain-containing protein, which yields MTPDGVDKDALFKKLGLVRGSDITPDAPRKPEPAAGEPHADSLERDSARRLREHLGLLSGGEWRQRRERELLEREQGAHEVDRVLGGEIVTAEDGGFFLLRSEYPLEHVHGALPLETALQSNTAHLAFTAMDNTLAGFDLRRTFFMDTETTGLAGGAGTVAFLVGIGRFTADTFRLDQCFMRDYDDEAPMLAWLAEQFKDCGTVASFNGKSFDLPLLRTRFIQNRIPFRVDGAPHLDLVHTARRVWKRRINDCSLGNVEREVLGVRRHGDVPGHLIPQMWLDYLHSRDARPLQGVFYHHRMDILSLVSLVGVLSQSLDRPDGGQFEHTEDQLSLVRLHFRQRQYDRVIELGNAYLEQDDRSPLRRECLEMLALACKRRERWSELGEHLELWHREFPSDPAAASELAKHLEHRARNLVRAGEVCRETLDRMMRGRAIFGGGTEQPGRASLGDRLARIEKKLRRGGVFPEDDGAD from the coding sequence GAACCCCATGCGGACAGCCTGGAACGGGACTCCGCGCGCCGGCTCCGCGAGCATCTGGGCCTGCTGTCCGGCGGGGAATGGCGGCAGCGCCGCGAACGCGAACTGCTGGAACGGGAACAGGGCGCCCATGAGGTGGACCGCGTGCTGGGCGGGGAAATCGTCACGGCGGAGGACGGCGGTTTCTTCCTCCTGCGCAGCGAGTACCCCCTGGAACATGTCCACGGGGCGCTGCCCCTGGAAACCGCCCTGCAAAGCAACACGGCGCACCTGGCCTTCACCGCGATGGACAACACGCTGGCGGGCTTCGACCTGCGCCGCACCTTCTTCATGGACACAGAGACCACCGGGCTGGCGGGCGGCGCGGGAACCGTGGCCTTTCTGGTAGGCATTGGCCGGTTCACGGCGGACACTTTCCGGCTGGACCAGTGCTTCATGCGCGACTACGACGACGAGGCGCCCATGCTCGCATGGCTCGCGGAGCAGTTCAAAGACTGCGGCACCGTGGCCAGTTTCAACGGGAAAAGTTTCGACCTGCCCCTGCTGCGCACCCGGTTCATCCAGAACCGGATTCCCTTCCGGGTGGACGGCGCGCCGCATCTGGACCTGGTCCACACGGCCCGGCGCGTGTGGAAGCGCCGCATCAACGATTGCAGCCTGGGCAACGTCGAGCGCGAGGTGCTCGGCGTGCGCCGCCACGGCGACGTGCCCGGACACCTCATCCCGCAGATGTGGCTGGACTACCTCCACAGCCGCGACGCGCGGCCCCTGCAGGGGGTGTTCTACCACCACCGCATGGACATCCTCTCCCTCGTCTCCCTCGTGGGGGTGCTCTCCCAGTCCCTCGACCGGCCCGACGGCGGCCAGTTCGAGCATACCGAAGACCAGTTGTCCCTCGTGCGGCTGCACTTCCGGCAGAGGCAGTATGACCGCGTCATCGAACTGGGAAACGCCTACCTGGAGCAGGACGACCGCTCCCCCCTGCGCCGAGAATGCCTTGAAATGCTCGCCCTGGCCTGCAAACGGCGTGAGCGCTGGTCCGAACTGGGCGAACACCTGGAACTGTGGCACCGGGAGTTTCCCTCGGACCCCGCAGCCGCGTCCGAACTCGCCAAACACCTCGAGCACCGCGCCCGTAACCTTGTCCGGGCCGGGGAAGTATGCCGCGAAACTCTTGACCGCATGATGCGCGGGCGCGCCATATTCGGCGGCGGCACCGAGCAGCCCGGACGCGCCTCCCTCGGCGACCGGCTGGCCCGCATCGAAAAGAAACTGCGGCGCGGCGGCGTCTTTCCCGAAGACGACGGCGCGGACTGA
- a CDS encoding DUF1580 domain-containing protein: MACCSPPQPEPGDLSHLVPLADVPRLLPAVGGKKPNISTVWRWCLRGIGGTKLEAVRIGRCWYTTPEAIQAFGRALAAQSIERLDRPKVSAPTEPRTRSEAKRARDVEAAKSRLRDIGALS, encoded by the coding sequence ATGGCCTGCTGTTCACCCCCCCAGCCCGAACCGGGCGATCTCTCCCACTTGGTTCCCCTCGCCGATGTCCCTCGTCTTTTGCCTGCTGTTGGCGGGAAAAAGCCGAACATTTCCACCGTCTGGCGATGGTGTTTGCGCGGCATCGGCGGGACCAAACTTGAGGCCGTCAGAATTGGCCGCTGCTGGTACACGACCCCGGAGGCGATCCAGGCGTTTGGCCGCGCCCTCGCCGCGCAAAGCATCGAGCGACTGGACAGGCCGAAGGTGTCCGCGCCCACTGAACCCCGGACCCGTTCCGAGGCAAAACGTGCCCGCGATGTGGAGGCCGCGAAGTCCCGCCTCCGCGACATCGGCGCGCTGTCATGA
- a CDS encoding site-specific integrase has translation MANKPASTYHRAPQMRYHSPSGQYRITLNGQDVWLGTDHAAAKKRCAVVIAEWHLRGCQPPPPPAADVTVAELFDRFAVWASDYYRNSPATFRSIVAGWRPFLDLYGDTPAAKIGPKALKAFRAGLVRDDFRVDPEAPARPPVRNTINQRIRELVRAFRWAASEELIPASVPDALGTIEPLRMGRSEARESRKVGAVPWEHVEMTLPFLTRPVRDLVLLAWHTGCRIGEILPMCPGDIDRSGPVWEYRPPQHKNTWRGKGRVILIGPKAQEVIRPRLLRTRHDEPLFSPREVPQERRERGTVHRRENQADNPRKTERTLNAVYTSADVTRAIRRGVEAVNAQRERMGLAPIPRWTIHMCRHSFACRTRAEFGAELARVALGHTSLNTTEIYLEADIVMARTVAERMG, from the coding sequence ATGGCAAACAAGCCCGCGTCCACCTACCACCGCGCACCGCAAATGCGGTATCACTCCCCGTCCGGCCAATATCGCATCACCCTGAACGGGCAGGATGTCTGGCTTGGAACCGACCACGCCGCTGCAAAAAAGCGGTGTGCCGTCGTCATCGCGGAATGGCATCTTCGCGGATGTCAACCACCACCACCACCCGCCGCCGACGTGACCGTCGCGGAACTCTTCGACCGCTTCGCCGTTTGGGCATCAGACTACTACCGGAACTCCCCGGCGACCTTCCGGTCCATAGTCGCGGGATGGAGGCCGTTCCTCGATCTCTACGGCGACACCCCCGCCGCCAAGATTGGCCCGAAGGCGTTAAAGGCTTTCCGGGCCGGATTGGTGCGCGATGACTTCCGTGTTGACCCGGAGGCCCCGGCGCGTCCGCCTGTGAGGAACACCATCAACCAGCGCATCCGCGAACTGGTCCGCGCCTTCCGATGGGCCGCGTCCGAGGAACTCATACCCGCCTCCGTGCCTGACGCTTTGGGAACCATTGAGCCGCTTCGCATGGGCCGCAGTGAGGCGCGGGAGAGCCGCAAGGTGGGGGCCGTGCCGTGGGAGCATGTGGAGATGACCTTGCCATTCCTGACGCGCCCTGTCCGCGACCTTGTGTTGTTGGCGTGGCATACGGGATGCCGCATCGGCGAAATACTCCCCATGTGTCCCGGCGACATTGACCGGAGCGGCCCCGTCTGGGAGTACCGGCCACCCCAGCACAAGAACACATGGCGCGGCAAAGGGCGGGTGATACTCATCGGCCCGAAGGCGCAGGAAGTTATCCGGCCCCGGCTACTCCGCACCCGCCATGATGAGCCGCTTTTCTCCCCCCGTGAGGTGCCTCAAGAACGCCGGGAGCGGGGGACCGTCCACCGCCGGGAGAATCAAGCCGACAACCCGCGCAAGACTGAGCGCACCCTGAATGCGGTCTATACGTCGGCGGACGTTACACGGGCCATACGGCGGGGCGTGGAGGCCGTAAACGCGCAACGGGAGCGCATGGGCTTGGCACCCATTCCGAGGTGGACCATACACATGTGCAGACACAGTTTCGCATGCCGGACACGGGCTGAATTTGGCGCAGAATTGGCCCGCGTTGCCCTTGGACACACATCATTGAACACAACCGAAATCTATCTTGAGGCCGACATCGTCATGGCCCGCACCGTCGCGGAACGTATGGGATAA